A genomic stretch from Helianthus annuus cultivar XRQ/B chromosome 1, HanXRQr2.0-SUNRISE, whole genome shotgun sequence includes:
- the LOC110942759 gene encoding fimbrin-5-like, producing MGQHESQTDSQGKDKWIASRAVKKRVVNWGLVTKGESEEYKKLNATYIISVARKLRCFIFLLPEDILEVNPKMILILTASIMYCHSKHHVDIDFEKEPIGTTKEGSSVYFKDVWPSNEEIAEVVQSSVLPDMFNSSSDIDHNRINFFCCIWDYKSILIASDDLSPRLC from the exons ATGGGCCAACATGAAAGTCAAACTGACAGTCAAGGAAAAGACAAATGGATAGCTTCAAG GGCGGTGAAAAAGAGGGTTGTGAACTGGGGTCTTGTTACCAAAGGCGAGAGTG AGGAGTATAAGAAGTTAAATGCAACATATATAATTAGCGTTGCAAGAAAGCTTAGATGTTTCATCTTTTTATtgcctgaggacattcttgag GTTAACCCGAAGATGATTCTGATCTTAACAGCAAGCATCATGTACTGCCACAGCAAGCATCAT GTGGACATTGACTTTGAGAAGGAACCGATTGGGACTACAAAAGAAGGAAGCAGTGTGTACTTTAAGGATGTTTGGCCAAGTAACGAAGAAATTGCCGAG GTTGTTCAATCAAGTGTGTTGCCTGATATGTTCAATAGCAGTAGTGACATTGATCACAATCGGATAAATTTTTTTTGCTGCATTTGGGACTACAAAAGCATCCTAATTGCCAGTGATGATTTATCTCCCAGATTATGTTGA